A window of Candidatus Eremiobacteraceae bacterium contains these coding sequences:
- a CDS encoding ABC transporter ATP-binding protein, which yields MTTIAAVNGVAVRYGRRTIFTDVSLSLPTGSFTAIVGPNGSGKSSLLRVLARTQRPDAGSVSAAEGLALVVSTVNPPSDVTPRELADYGLALRRPWWRLRPSPSDDTAVAAALARTGLDDRADDPVAQLSAGEVQRAWIAAALATSARTLLIDEPTTHLDLRYQVEILETLRSLTASGVAVAAAIHDLTLAARFADSIALLAGGALKSGSPLEVLEPDTLRRAFGTDVSVHRHPDEGYLVCLPR from the coding sequence ATGACGACGATCGCCGCTGTCAACGGCGTTGCAGTTCGGTACGGCCGCCGGACGATATTCACGGACGTTTCGCTCTCGCTCCCGACGGGGTCGTTCACCGCGATCGTCGGTCCGAACGGATCCGGCAAGTCGTCGCTGCTGCGCGTTCTCGCGCGCACGCAGCGCCCCGATGCGGGTTCGGTGTCGGCGGCCGAGGGACTCGCGCTCGTCGTGTCGACCGTCAATCCGCCCTCCGACGTGACACCGCGCGAACTGGCCGACTACGGGCTCGCCCTTCGCCGTCCTTGGTGGCGCTTGCGGCCCTCTCCGAGCGACGATACGGCCGTCGCAGCCGCGCTCGCGCGGACCGGACTCGACGATCGAGCCGACGATCCGGTCGCGCAGCTCAGCGCCGGCGAGGTGCAGCGCGCATGGATCGCGGCGGCTCTGGCGACCTCGGCGCGCACGCTCCTCATCGACGAGCCGACGACGCATCTCGACTTGCGCTACCAGGTCGAGATCCTGGAGACGTTGCGTTCGCTTACGGCGAGCGGCGTCGCGGTCGCCGCAGCGATCCACGATCTGACGCTCGCCGCGCGATTCGCCGACAGCATCGCGCTGCTCGCCGGCGGCGCGCTCAAGAGCGGGTCGCCGCTCGAAGTGCTCGAGCCTGATACGTTGCGCCGAGCGTTCGGCACGGACGTTTCAGTCCACCGTCATCCCGACGAAGGCTATCTCGTCTGCCTGCCGCGCTGA
- a CDS encoding FAD binding domain-containing protein translates to MHYYEPNFIGEALVVLDRFGERAKVLAGGTLLGPHLRANPGAADALVNLKRIHELSEIRIDGDTLLVGALATARSIARDPLVKHHAPLLSTAASSLGAPALRTVATIGGNVLSSHHAADMACALLACDAAATIAKLDDEMLVLSVEQMLSPGFAGLRAGSLLAGFRIPTAVGSRCAFEKMQTRQAFELALVSVGASLRLRPSGDVADARIALGGAAETPIRAIAAERAIAGGGLSDARIARAAHAASEVDAEPRDDERASTAFRRQLVRTLVTRALDSIRRTSMEGA, encoded by the coding sequence ATGCACTACTACGAGCCCAACTTCATCGGCGAAGCACTCGTCGTCCTCGATCGCTTCGGCGAACGTGCGAAGGTCCTCGCAGGCGGCACGCTTCTCGGCCCGCACCTGCGCGCGAATCCCGGCGCCGCCGACGCGCTCGTCAACCTGAAAAGGATACACGAGCTGTCCGAGATCCGGATCGACGGCGACACGCTGCTGGTCGGCGCCCTCGCGACGGCGCGCTCGATCGCGCGCGATCCTCTCGTCAAACATCACGCGCCGCTCCTCTCGACCGCTGCGTCGTCGCTCGGCGCACCGGCGCTGCGGACCGTCGCGACGATCGGCGGCAACGTGCTCTCGTCGCATCACGCAGCCGACATGGCGTGCGCGCTGCTCGCATGCGACGCCGCAGCGACGATCGCGAAGCTCGACGATGAGATGCTCGTGCTGTCGGTCGAACAGATGCTTTCGCCCGGCTTTGCGGGCTTGCGTGCGGGCTCGCTTCTGGCAGGCTTTCGGATCCCGACGGCGGTCGGTAGCCGCTGCGCGTTCGAAAAGATGCAGACGCGGCAAGCGTTCGAGCTTGCGCTCGTCTCGGTGGGCGCGTCCTTGCGCCTTCGACCCAGCGGCGACGTCGCGGACGCACGCATCGCGCTCGGCGGCGCGGCGGAAACGCCGATCCGCGCGATCGCCGCGGAGCGCGCCATCGCCGGCGGGGGCCTGAGCGATGCCCGCATTGCGCGCGCGGCGCACGCCGCTTCTGAAGTCGACGCCGAGCCGCGCGACGACGAGCGTGCATCGACGGCTTTTCGGCGGCAGCTCGTGCGAACGCTCGTGACGCGGGCGTTGGATTCGATCCGGCGCACGTCCATGGAAGGGGCTTGA
- a CDS encoding TonB-dependent receptor, whose product MKLSTIAGSAASAIALFLSAGPAAADQPAPSPTPTSVPAKLLDTIVTTAERRTTTIRAASRETYVVTSDDLAEFASPTLAQALSFVPGLFVKRNGAFGGVESLLARGASSEQTLVLIDGRPAGDADLGDFDLSSLAPDGVERIEVVEGGASTLYGSGAVGGVINIITKQAAGAPSASAYEQIGYEGATATGVSARGGDPRVLAASFDARSSHARDQFDYPAFLTIPSGTRTDDDAKAQDVTLSLGHDFGSVHGSLSLNDDTNDVGAPGDLEFCAAPPNNAFCPSGLARQQRDWGRSEADFEWQGGSNDITIQGYADGRRLHFYDPAPPFGFDTFTSLATRGASVRDVVTAGRSNTIVAGFDTRGDRATFGASFYAAPTIASDATTAWYVEDDIHAPGSPTGLSFGLRREHPQGVAAVTVPSVGVTEELSGGGALRANYARSFRSPTLDERYFPNFGTPTLQPEYGATFDVGASEPAGRGLASLTYFGTDTNNLIIDVPIDNFGDVAPENVASARVRGFDASLREPFGAGFAVSASYTDYTEARDLTMDKRLLYRPTATAALRVERDRTRTSYGVDVDYTGQRYADEKNTVLLPSFASLGGFGRMSLGGGSSVMLRLDNLTGERVPESYGYPVLGPTMSLTFTQTWR is encoded by the coding sequence ATGAAGCTCTCGACAATCGCAGGATCCGCAGCGTCCGCCATCGCGTTGTTCTTGTCCGCCGGTCCGGCTGCAGCGGATCAGCCCGCGCCGTCGCCGACCCCGACCTCGGTCCCCGCGAAACTTCTCGACACGATCGTCACGACCGCGGAGCGCCGCACGACGACGATTCGGGCCGCCTCGCGCGAGACGTACGTCGTGACGTCGGACGACCTGGCGGAGTTCGCTTCACCTACGCTCGCGCAGGCGCTCTCGTTCGTCCCTGGTCTGTTCGTCAAGCGCAACGGTGCGTTCGGCGGCGTCGAGAGTCTGCTCGCGCGAGGTGCGAGCTCGGAACAGACGCTCGTCCTCATCGACGGGCGTCCGGCGGGCGATGCGGATCTCGGCGACTTCGACCTCTCGTCGCTCGCGCCGGACGGCGTCGAGCGCATCGAGGTCGTGGAGGGCGGCGCGTCGACGCTCTATGGATCCGGAGCGGTCGGCGGCGTCATCAACATCATCACAAAGCAGGCAGCGGGCGCCCCATCCGCATCGGCCTACGAGCAGATCGGCTACGAGGGCGCGACCGCGACCGGCGTCAGCGCCCGCGGCGGCGATCCGCGCGTCCTCGCTGCGTCATTTGACGCCCGGTCGTCGCACGCGCGAGATCAATTCGACTATCCAGCCTTCCTCACGATCCCCTCGGGCACTCGCACGGACGACGACGCGAAAGCGCAAGACGTGACGCTCTCGCTCGGACACGACTTCGGCTCAGTCCACGGCTCGCTCTCGCTCAACGACGACACGAACGACGTCGGCGCTCCCGGCGATCTCGAATTCTGCGCGGCGCCGCCGAACAACGCGTTCTGCCCGAGCGGTCTTGCCCGGCAGCAGCGCGATTGGGGGCGAAGCGAGGCCGACTTCGAGTGGCAGGGCGGCTCTAACGACATCACGATCCAAGGCTATGCCGACGGCAGGAGGCTTCATTTCTACGACCCGGCGCCGCCGTTCGGTTTCGACACGTTCACTTCGCTCGCGACTCGCGGTGCGAGCGTCCGCGACGTCGTGACCGCCGGAAGGTCGAACACGATCGTGGCGGGCTTCGACACGCGGGGCGATCGCGCGACGTTCGGCGCGAGCTTCTATGCAGCGCCGACGATCGCGAGCGACGCGACGACCGCGTGGTACGTGGAGGACGACATCCACGCGCCCGGCTCGCCGACGGGTCTGTCGTTCGGCTTGCGGCGCGAGCATCCGCAAGGCGTCGCGGCTGTGACCGTGCCGAGCGTCGGCGTCACCGAAGAGCTCTCTGGCGGCGGTGCGCTGCGCGCGAACTACGCGCGTTCTTTTCGCTCGCCGACGCTCGACGAGCGCTACTTCCCGAACTTCGGCACGCCGACGCTCCAACCGGAATACGGTGCGACCTTCGACGTAGGCGCGTCTGAACCGGCCGGGCGCGGGCTCGCATCGCTGACCTACTTCGGCACGGACACGAACAACCTCATCATCGACGTGCCGATCGATAACTTCGGCGACGTGGCGCCTGAGAACGTCGCGAGCGCGCGCGTCCGCGGATTCGATGCGTCGCTGCGAGAGCCGTTCGGTGCCGGCTTCGCGGTGTCGGCATCGTACACGGATTACACCGAGGCCAGGGATCTGACCATGGATAAGCGGCTGCTCTACCGGCCGACGGCGACGGCAGCCTTACGCGTCGAGCGAGACCGGACGCGCACGTCGTACGGCGTCGATGTCGATTACACCGGACAGCGCTATGCGGATGAGAAGAACACCGTGCTCTTGCCGTCGTTTGCCAGCCTTGGCGGGTTCGGGCGCATGTCGCTGGGCGGCGGTTCGTCGGTGATGCTCCGCCTCGACAACCTGACTGGCGAGCGCGTGCCGGAATCGTACGGTTATCCCGTCTTGGGGCCGACGATGTCGCTGACGTTCACCCAGACATGGCGGTGA
- a CDS encoding helical backbone metal receptor, translating to MAVRRALGVFAAAFAVLAAACSSSRNTAAQPAPYDSGIRIVSLAPSITEIAYAVRCGGELIADTTFDDYPPAAKKLPHVADLAHVDLEALATIHPSVVLALHDQEKEGTEIAERLDVPVTYLPNRGMADLYADIAGVGRACKAETFAAELSALIRAQVATIAAKAAHAPTKPRVLFLLGLPGFTAGKSSYLDDLIRMAGGVNVAGNVDQAYPDLSGEAIAAMQPDVIVVGREVPFGQDVRSREPWRSLAAVRSGRIEVSPDDDILERPGPRIVEGLAWLEKAIHQK from the coding sequence ATGGCGGTGAGGCGTGCGCTCGGCGTGTTCGCGGCCGCATTTGCGGTCCTCGCCGCGGCGTGCTCGTCGTCGCGAAATACCGCGGCGCAGCCGGCTCCCTATGACTCTGGCATTCGCATCGTCTCGCTCGCTCCGTCGATCACCGAGATAGCGTATGCCGTCCGGTGCGGCGGAGAGCTCATCGCCGACACGACCTTCGACGACTACCCGCCGGCGGCGAAGAAGCTGCCGCACGTCGCCGATCTCGCCCACGTCGACTTGGAAGCGCTCGCGACGATCCATCCGTCCGTCGTGCTCGCATTGCACGATCAAGAAAAGGAAGGGACGGAAATAGCCGAGCGGCTCGACGTTCCGGTGACGTATTTGCCCAATCGCGGCATGGCAGACCTGTACGCCGACATCGCCGGCGTCGGACGAGCGTGCAAAGCGGAGACGTTTGCTGCCGAGCTCTCGGCGCTGATACGCGCCCAGGTCGCGACGATTGCGGCGAAGGCCGCGCACGCGCCGACGAAGCCGCGTGTGTTGTTCCTCCTCGGGCTGCCGGGCTTTACGGCGGGCAAGAGCAGCTACCTCGACGATCTCATCCGTATGGCCGGCGGCGTCAACGTCGCCGGAAACGTCGATCAGGCATACCCCGACCTCAGCGGCGAAGCGATCGCCGCGATGCAGCCCGACGTCATCGTCGTCGGTCGCGAGGTGCCGTTCGGTCAAGATGTCCGATCGCGCGAGCCGTGGCGCAGTCTCGCGGCCGTGCGTTCCGGCCGGATCGAAGTATCGCCCGACGACGATATCCTCGAGCGGCCGGGCCCGAGAATCGTCGAGGGGCTCGCTTGGCTCGAAAAAGCGATCCACCAGAAGTAG
- a CDS encoding iron ABC transporter permease, translating to MTRSRYKRTVALAALTAAAVVAACAALAYGSVGVPIGALAFAAAHPSTTSLAHTIFWDLRLPRVCIAACVGAGLGVAGVMLQALFRNPLVDPYASGVSAGAALAATLGIAAGMSFAVVPAVAFVGGLACAAVVAILGAGSGAAGNLRLVLAGVAVSALCSAAVTLVLLRLEPSSELSVLSWLAGGIGGRGWLELRWSGSYLAVGFAGAATLVHQLNALRLGTSAAAGLGLNVDGARWRVLSLAALITAACVAVSGVVGFVGLMVPHGARRLVGGDIAWLLPTSAIGGAAVVIVADTLARSIAPPTEIPLGVLLAIVGVPFFLAVARRPVEL from the coding sequence ATGACTCGCTCGCGCTACAAGCGCACGGTCGCGCTTGCGGCTTTGACGGCGGCCGCCGTCGTTGCGGCATGCGCCGCGCTCGCGTATGGCTCCGTCGGCGTGCCGATCGGAGCGCTCGCGTTCGCCGCCGCGCATCCGAGCACGACGAGTCTCGCGCACACGATCTTCTGGGACCTTCGCTTGCCGCGCGTCTGCATCGCTGCGTGCGTCGGCGCCGGTCTCGGGGTCGCAGGCGTCATGCTCCAGGCGTTGTTCCGCAATCCGCTCGTCGATCCGTACGCGAGCGGCGTTTCCGCGGGCGCTGCGCTCGCTGCGACGCTCGGGATCGCCGCAGGGATGTCGTTCGCGGTCGTGCCTGCGGTCGCGTTCGTCGGCGGTCTCGCGTGCGCAGCGGTCGTCGCCATCCTCGGCGCGGGAAGCGGCGCGGCCGGCAACCTCCGTCTCGTGCTGGCCGGCGTCGCGGTGTCGGCGTTGTGCAGTGCGGCCGTGACGCTCGTGCTCTTGCGGCTCGAGCCGTCGTCGGAGCTCTCCGTCCTCTCGTGGCTCGCCGGCGGCATCGGCGGACGCGGGTGGCTCGAGCTGCGGTGGTCGGGCAGCTATCTCGCCGTCGGCTTCGCCGGCGCGGCGACGCTTGTCCACCAGCTCAACGCCCTGCGGCTCGGCACGTCTGCCGCCGCAGGGCTCGGCCTCAACGTCGACGGCGCACGCTGGCGCGTGCTTTCCCTTGCGGCGCTCATCACGGCGGCTTGCGTCGCCGTCAGTGGCGTCGTCGGGTTCGTCGGCCTCATGGTGCCGCACGGCGCGCGAAGGCTCGTCGGCGGCGACATCGCGTGGCTCTTGCCGACGAGCGCGATCGGCGGAGCGGCGGTCGTGATCGTCGCCGATACGCTCGCGCGATCGATCGCGCCGCCGACCGAGATCCCGCTCGGCGTCCTGCTCGCGATCGTCGGCGTTCCATTCTTCCTCGCGGTCGCACGAAGGCCGGTGGAGCTATGA